From a region of the Pectobacterium aquaticum genome:
- the moeA gene encoding molybdopterin molybdotransferase MoeA, translated as MESVNAGLLTLEQALENMFSQVPSLTETERVSLFDAAGRITAHAIASPINVPPFANSAMDGYAVRCADLSASTTLPLAGKAFAGAPFTGDWPAGTCIRIMTGAPIPAGADTVIMQEEAEVSEDGIRFPHEVKPGQNIRLAGEDIQAGASVLPVGTKLGVAELPLLASLGIAQIDVVRRLKVAVFSTGDELQPVGEPLADGQIYDTNRFAVRLMLEQLGCEIHDLGIIRDDPAALRAAFHEADQLADLVISSGGVSVGEADYTKQMLDELGDIHFWKLAIKPGKPFAFGKLQHAWFCGLPGNPVSAALTFYQLVQPLLARLSGYTQWRLPPRVRVKTTSALKKTPGRTDFQRGIFSRNAQGELEVRTTGHQGSHVFSSFSLGNCFIVLEQDRGRVAAGEWVEIEPFNTLLGH; from the coding sequence ATGGAAAGCGTTAACGCAGGTTTACTGACTCTTGAACAAGCTCTGGAAAACATGTTTTCTCAGGTTCCTTCTCTTACCGAGACAGAGCGCGTATCCCTGTTCGACGCCGCAGGACGGATCACCGCCCATGCGATTGCCTCTCCGATTAACGTCCCGCCTTTCGCCAATTCCGCGATGGATGGCTATGCCGTACGCTGCGCCGATTTGTCTGCTTCAACAACGCTGCCGCTGGCGGGTAAAGCCTTCGCTGGCGCGCCCTTCACTGGCGACTGGCCTGCCGGAACCTGCATTCGCATCATGACTGGTGCGCCAATTCCCGCAGGAGCCGATACGGTGATCATGCAGGAAGAAGCTGAAGTCAGCGAGGACGGTATCCGCTTTCCCCATGAGGTAAAACCCGGCCAGAATATTCGTCTGGCGGGAGAAGATATTCAGGCGGGTGCCAGCGTGTTACCCGTAGGCACCAAGCTGGGCGTGGCGGAGCTGCCGCTGCTGGCATCACTGGGGATTGCGCAGATTGACGTGGTGCGTCGCCTGAAAGTCGCGGTTTTTTCAACGGGTGATGAACTGCAACCCGTCGGCGAACCGCTGGCAGACGGTCAGATTTATGACACTAACCGTTTCGCCGTCCGTTTGATGCTAGAACAGTTGGGCTGCGAGATACATGATCTGGGGATTATCCGTGACGATCCGGCCGCGCTGCGCGCTGCGTTCCACGAGGCCGATCAACTTGCCGATCTGGTGATTAGCAGCGGCGGCGTTTCCGTTGGCGAGGCGGATTACACCAAGCAAATGCTGGATGAACTGGGCGATATCCACTTCTGGAAGCTGGCGATCAAACCCGGTAAACCTTTCGCCTTCGGCAAATTGCAACACGCCTGGTTCTGCGGCCTGCCGGGGAATCCGGTTTCTGCTGCGCTGACGTTCTATCAATTGGTTCAGCCACTGCTGGCCCGCCTGTCTGGCTATACGCAATGGCGCCTGCCGCCGCGTGTTCGCGTCAAAACTACCAGCGCACTGAAAAAGACACCGGGACGCACCGATTTCCAGCGCGGTATTTTCAGCCGCAACGCACAGGGTGAGCTGGAAGTCAGAACCACCGGGCATCAAGGTTCGCACGTTTTCAGCTCGTTCAGCCTCGGTAACTGCTTCATCGTACTGGAACAAGATCGCGGTCGCGTCGCCGCTGGCGAATGGGTTGAAATCGAACCCTTCAACACGCTGCTGGGGCACTGA
- the moeB gene encoding molybdopterin-synthase adenylyltransferase MoeB produces the protein MLPELSDEEMLRYNRQIVLRGFDFDGQEKLKASRLLIVGLGGLGCAAAQYLAAAGVGHLTLLDFDTVSLSNLQRQILHRDARIGMAKVESARLTLSDMNPHLSFDTIDGDLDDEALSKLVSHHDAVLDCTDNVAIRNRLNRIGFQLKKPLISGAAIRMEGQISVFTYQPDEPCYHCLSRLFGANALTCVEAGVMSPLVGTIGSLQAMEAIKLLTGYGRLATGRLLMFDAMTLQFREMMLPKNPHCDVCGGAG, from the coding sequence ATGTTGCCGGAGCTGAGCGATGAAGAGATGCTGCGCTACAACCGACAGATTGTGCTGCGCGGCTTTGATTTTGACGGACAGGAAAAACTAAAGGCATCACGCCTGCTGATTGTCGGGCTCGGTGGGCTAGGCTGTGCCGCCGCACAGTATCTGGCCGCGGCGGGCGTCGGCCATTTAACGCTGCTGGATTTTGATACCGTCTCTCTGTCTAACCTGCAACGCCAGATTCTGCACCGCGATGCCCGTATCGGAATGGCGAAGGTTGAATCGGCACGTCTGACGCTATCCGACATGAATCCGCATCTTTCGTTCGATACCATTGATGGCGATCTTGATGACGAGGCGTTGAGCAAACTGGTCAGCCACCACGATGCCGTGCTGGACTGTACCGACAACGTCGCCATTCGCAACCGCCTAAACCGTATTGGCTTTCAGCTCAAGAAGCCGCTGATCTCTGGGGCGGCAATTCGGATGGAAGGCCAAATCAGCGTCTTTACCTATCAACCCGATGAACCTTGCTATCATTGTCTCAGCCGTCTGTTCGGTGCCAATGCGCTGACCTGCGTCGAGGCAGGCGTGATGTCGCCGCTGGTGGGCACCATCGGCAGTTTGCAGGCGATGGAAGCCATTAAGCTGCTGACCGGTTACGGCAGGCTGGCGACAGGCCGACTGCTGATGTTCGATGCGATGACGCTGCAATTTCGCGAAATGATGCTGCCGAAAAACCCGCACTGCGACGTCTGCGGCGGAGCGGGCTGA
- a CDS encoding nitroreductase family protein codes for MSNAFLQSIKARRSIYAIGNTLPISEDQVTALITEAVNESPSSFNSQSSRVVILFGEQHHKLWDIVKQQLKKIVPADAFAPTENKLASFAAGAGTVLFFEDTAVIEALQEKFALYADNFPVWSEHSTGIAQFAVWSTLAQERIGATLQHYNPLIDDDVKVQWDLPASWKLRAQMPFGSIEQPAGEKTYISFEERFRVFK; via the coding sequence ATGAGTAATGCTTTTTTGCAGTCAATCAAGGCTCGTCGTTCAATCTATGCCATCGGCAATACGTTACCGATATCAGAAGATCAGGTTACCGCCCTCATTACCGAAGCCGTTAATGAAAGCCCCTCCTCTTTTAATTCACAAAGCTCACGCGTTGTGATTCTGTTCGGCGAGCAGCATCACAAACTGTGGGATATTGTTAAGCAGCAGTTGAAGAAAATTGTACCGGCGGACGCTTTTGCCCCGACAGAAAATAAACTGGCTTCCTTTGCCGCTGGCGCAGGTACTGTCTTGTTCTTTGAAGACACCGCCGTGATTGAAGCGCTACAGGAAAAATTCGCGCTTTATGCCGATAACTTCCCGGTCTGGTCTGAACATTCAACCGGTATTGCTCAGTTTGCCGTGTGGTCTACGCTGGCGCAGGAAAGAATTGGCGCCACCCTCCAGCACTACAATCCCCTGATCGACGATGATGTTAAAGTACAGTGGGATTTGCCAGCCAGTTGGAAGCTGCGTGCTCAAATGCCATTTGGCTCAATCGAGCAACCAGCCGGTGAGAAAACCTATATTTCCTTTGAAGAACGTTTCCGCGTATTTAAATAA
- a CDS encoding lipid kinase: MTMSHYSAAKESGPTALLLINKQARNGDSSARYVKELLQQSHISIVEPDEKETGSCSDIIRAYADRVDFVIIGGGDGTLNSAARGLVDTGLPLGVLPLGTANDFARTVGIPREIRQAVQVIASGQRRVVDLGEVNGHLFFNVSSIGFSAALARGLSAKSKKRWGTLGYALAAFKLLKQSRPFRVEIEHDGIKERVRTVQVSVGNGRFYGGGMAVADSAAPDDGRLDVYSLEVSHWWEMVALIPFIRKGTHGRWRKVRVFSARQLTLSTSKPHDINADGELIGKTPAVFGIREKAIQVFAPPC, encoded by the coding sequence ATGACCATGAGCCATTATTCAGCAGCGAAGGAATCAGGCCCAACAGCGCTTTTATTGATTAATAAACAAGCGCGGAACGGTGATTCCTCAGCACGCTATGTGAAAGAATTATTACAGCAAAGCCATATCAGCATCGTCGAACCGGATGAAAAAGAGACGGGTTCATGCAGTGATATTATACGTGCGTATGCGGATCGGGTGGACTTTGTCATTATCGGCGGTGGCGATGGTACGCTGAATTCAGCCGCGCGGGGCCTGGTCGATACCGGTTTGCCGCTGGGCGTGCTGCCATTAGGGACGGCGAATGACTTTGCCCGTACAGTGGGGATCCCCAGAGAGATTCGGCAGGCTGTGCAGGTTATCGCTAGCGGGCAGCGGCGTGTTGTTGATTTGGGTGAGGTTAACGGGCATCTGTTCTTTAACGTCTCGAGTATTGGGTTTTCAGCAGCACTGGCGCGCGGGCTGTCAGCGAAATCCAAGAAACGGTGGGGCACATTGGGCTATGCGCTGGCGGCCTTCAAGCTTTTGAAACAAAGCCGTCCTTTTCGCGTGGAGATTGAGCATGACGGCATCAAAGAGCGAGTGAGAACGGTACAGGTGTCGGTGGGTAATGGACGTTTCTACGGCGGCGGCATGGCGGTGGCGGACAGTGCCGCGCCCGATGATGGTCGGTTGGATGTGTATAGCCTGGAGGTGTCTCACTGGTGGGAAATGGTGGCACTGATCCCCTTTATCCGAAAGGGAACGCACGGTCGCTGGCGCAAAGTCCGCGTCTTTTCTGCCAGACAACTGACGTTGAGTACCTCGAAGCCGCACGATATCAATGCCGACGGCGAGCTGATTGGCAAAACGCCAGCGGTATTCGGGATCAGAGAAAAGGCAATTCAGGTTTTTGCGCCACCTTGTTGA
- a CDS encoding sensor domain-containing diguanylate cyclase: MQTGFINNARWLDKTRAIIILGAMLLTAFLVISLTSYEVAKESLEEEIEENTLPLTSDNVYSEIQQDLLKPIFISSLMAHDTFLRDWVLKNESDPQALFRYLKEIDRRFNTVFSFFISDKTGLYYDQQRILKTVSESSPDDQWYFQHKALSDNMPYVVDLRVDPEERTRLDIFINHKVMDYEDNFIGITGVGIPVERVKHLIEKYEQRYNRTIYFIDKEGNITLHGERYTRTLQIQAQQGLTRIATAILTAPGGAYEYESNGKHIFLNTRLIPEFGWYLMVEQTSHPSEKRLFTTLLKNLGISTFISILFLFLLWLTIGGYQRRLEQMATTDKLTSLMNRQAFDYLFHRLSKKNALQHKPLSIILIDIDHFKKINDKYGHNVGDLVLKEVSAILSANTRSSDQSCRWGGEEFVILLDDCDLNAAQQRAEALRQSIEITHLPYREGRIQVTASCGVAEYRAGETLNMLINRADIALYQAKQQGRNQVVSAAQ, translated from the coding sequence TTGCAGACTGGATTCATCAATAACGCACGCTGGCTGGATAAAACACGCGCAATCATAATACTCGGTGCCATGCTGCTCACCGCCTTTCTGGTGATCAGTTTGACCAGCTATGAAGTGGCTAAAGAATCACTGGAAGAAGAGATTGAAGAAAATACCCTGCCGCTCACCAGTGATAATGTCTATTCTGAAATCCAGCAGGATTTGTTAAAACCTATCTTTATTTCCTCCCTAATGGCGCACGATACCTTTTTGCGCGACTGGGTACTAAAAAATGAAAGCGATCCGCAGGCCCTATTCCGCTATCTGAAGGAGATCGATCGCCGCTTCAACACCGTATTTTCTTTTTTCATCTCTGACAAAACGGGGCTTTATTACGATCAGCAACGCATCCTAAAAACTGTCTCGGAATCGTCCCCCGACGATCAATGGTATTTCCAGCACAAAGCGCTATCGGATAACATGCCCTACGTTGTCGATCTCCGCGTCGATCCTGAAGAACGCACGCGTCTGGACATCTTTATTAACCATAAAGTCATGGATTATGAAGACAATTTTATTGGCATTACCGGCGTGGGCATCCCAGTTGAGCGTGTTAAGCACCTGATTGAAAAATACGAACAGCGCTATAACCGGACAATCTATTTCATTGATAAAGAAGGCAACATTACGTTACATGGAGAACGCTACACGCGCACGCTGCAAATTCAAGCACAGCAAGGGCTGACTCGGATCGCGACCGCGATTTTGACTGCCCCTGGCGGCGCTTATGAATATGAGTCAAATGGGAAACATATTTTCCTCAACACCCGTTTAATCCCTGAATTCGGCTGGTATTTGATGGTTGAGCAAACCAGTCACCCTAGTGAGAAGCGGCTGTTCACCACGCTGCTTAAAAATCTGGGTATCAGCACATTCATCAGCATCCTCTTCCTGTTCCTGCTATGGTTGACCATTGGCGGATATCAACGCCGTCTGGAACAGATGGCAACGACCGATAAATTAACAAGTCTAATGAACCGTCAGGCATTTGATTATTTATTTCACCGTCTCAGTAAGAAAAATGCCTTACAGCACAAGCCACTCTCCATTATTCTGATTGATATTGATCACTTCAAAAAAATCAATGACAAGTACGGCCACAACGTTGGGGATCTGGTTTTAAAAGAGGTTTCCGCCATCCTATCGGCCAATACCCGCTCCAGCGATCAATCCTGTCGTTGGGGAGGAGAAGAGTTCGTCATTTTGCTCGACGATTGCGATCTCAACGCCGCACAACAGCGCGCCGAGGCCCTGCGTCAGAGTATTGAAATCACGCATCTTCCCTACCGTGAAGGAAGAATTCAGGTGACAGCCAGCTGCGGCGTTGCTGAATATCGGGCGGGCGAAACGCTAAACATGCTGATTAACCGCGCCGATATCGCGCTCTATCAGGCAAAACAGCAAGGGCGTAATCAGGTGGTCAGTGCCGCGCAATAG
- a CDS encoding YqaE/Pmp3 family membrane protein, producing the protein MGFWRIVLTILLPPLGVLLGKGIGGVFILNIILTLLGYFPGLVHAFWVQTKDDGI; encoded by the coding sequence ATGGGATTTTGGCGTATTGTACTGACTATTCTTCTGCCACCGTTGGGTGTGTTACTGGGGAAAGGCATCGGTGGGGTATTTATTCTGAATATTATTCTGACGCTGTTAGGTTATTTTCCTGGGTTGGTGCATGCGTTTTGGGTGCAGACAAAAGATGATGGCATTTAA
- a CDS encoding lysozyme inhibitor LprI family protein, with amino-acid sequence MKKRAIALFALQPITQAAATDCGNANTQLEMNQCAADEYKKVDGELNRLYQDVVKRLVIEEHKALLKSAQRKWIAYRNADCEFQTFPTTGGSVHGMVYSQCLTQKTAERVEEFKSMLRCEEGDLSCPL; translated from the coding sequence ATGAAAAAGCGAGCCATTGCTCTTTTTGCTCTACAGCCCATCACGCAAGCCGCCGCCACAGATTGTGGCAACGCCAACACGCAGTTGGAGATGAACCAGTGTGCTGCTGATGAATATAAAAAAGTGGATGGCGAGCTTAATCGGCTGTATCAGGATGTCGTAAAACGCCTGGTGATTGAAGAACACAAGGCGTTGCTCAAGTCAGCGCAGAGAAAATGGATCGCGTACCGCAACGCTGACTGTGAGTTTCAGACCTTCCCGACAACCGGAGGCTCGGTGCATGGCATGGTGTATTCCCAGTGCCTGACGCAGAAAACCGCCGAGCGCGTAGAAGAATTCAAAAGCATGCTACGTTGTGAAGAAGGGGATTTAAGCTGTCCGCTTTAA
- the mtfA gene encoding DgsA anti-repressor MtfA — protein MIKWPWKNTQPQVQTLEHWHAAISIPLLAPLSDEERQQLVALADQFLKQKRLIPLQELVLTDIMRQRIALLFSLPVLSLGMDALDGFHEVLIYPGPFIVEEEWQDDIGLVHKGKMVQSGQSWDQGPIVLNWQEVQDSFDLSGFNLIIHEVAHKLDIRSSGEATGVPLIPLREIAAWEQHLHGAMDAMQEEIDLVGEDAASMDPYAVHDPAECFAVLSEYFFSAPELLDARFSELYRCFQKFYQQDPLTRLKNWQSSTHYRAPSIY, from the coding sequence ATGATTAAATGGCCGTGGAAAAACACTCAACCTCAGGTGCAGACGCTTGAACACTGGCACGCTGCCATTTCTATCCCGCTTCTCGCGCCGTTGAGCGATGAAGAGCGCCAGCAGTTGGTCGCTCTTGCCGATCAGTTTCTGAAGCAAAAGCGCCTGATTCCGTTGCAGGAGTTGGTGTTGACGGACATCATGCGGCAGCGCATCGCCCTGCTGTTTTCCCTGCCAGTGCTGTCGCTGGGAATGGATGCGCTGGATGGCTTCCATGAAGTTCTGATTTACCCCGGCCCGTTTATTGTTGAAGAAGAGTGGCAGGATGACATCGGGCTCGTGCATAAGGGGAAAATGGTGCAATCCGGCCAAAGCTGGGATCAGGGACCGATTGTCCTCAACTGGCAGGAAGTGCAGGATTCCTTCGACCTCTCCGGGTTCAACCTCATCATTCATGAAGTCGCGCACAAGCTGGACATCCGCAGCAGCGGCGAAGCGACGGGCGTCCCCCTTATCCCTCTGCGCGAGATTGCTGCGTGGGAACAGCATCTACACGGCGCGATGGATGCCATGCAGGAAGAAATCGATCTGGTGGGCGAAGATGCCGCCAGCATGGATCCCTACGCCGTCCACGATCCGGCAGAGTGCTTTGCGGTGCTCTCGGAATACTTCTTCAGCGCCCCCGAACTTCTCGACGCGCGTTTCTCCGAGCTGTACCGCTGCTTCCAAAAGTTCTATCAGCAAGATCCGCTCACCCGTCTAAAAAACTGGCAAAGCAGTACCCATTACCGTGCTCCATCCATTTACTAA
- a CDS encoding tyrosine-type recombinase/integrase, with amino-acid sequence MSLNDSKIRNLKPSAKPFKVSDSHGLYLLVNPGGSRLWYLKYRINRKESRLGLGAYPNVSLADARQQRDGIRKLLAQNINPAQQRSAERTTSSPEETFKSVALSWHKSNRAWSENHAARLLASMNNHIFPIIGHLPVTELKTRHFIDLLKGIEKKGLLEVAARTRQHMCNIMRHAVHKELIEHNPAANLDGIIAPPVKRHYPALPLEKLPELLARIEDYKQGRELTRMAVSLTLHLFIRSSELRFARWSEIDFRNHIWTIPATREAIPGVRYSGRGAKMRTPHIVPLSRQALAILRQIQEISGHQVLVFPGDHNPYKPMCENTVNKALRLMGYDTKDEICGHGFRAMACSALMESGLWSQDAVERQMSHQERNSVRAAYIHKAEYLDARQAMMQWWSDYLDMCRKAYAPPYICGKEISCTMG; translated from the coding sequence ATGTCTCTTAACGACTCAAAAATCCGCAACTTAAAACCATCCGCTAAACCCTTCAAAGTTTCTGATTCTCATGGTCTGTATCTGCTGGTTAATCCAGGCGGTTCACGTCTCTGGTATCTCAAATATCGCATCAATAGAAAAGAATCACGCCTCGGTTTAGGTGCCTATCCTAATGTTTCTCTGGCTGATGCTCGTCAACAGCGTGACGGTATCCGTAAATTGCTGGCGCAGAATATCAATCCAGCTCAACAGCGCTCTGCTGAAAGAACCACTTCCTCACCAGAGGAAACCTTCAAATCAGTGGCACTAAGCTGGCATAAAAGCAACAGAGCATGGTCAGAGAACCATGCCGCCCGTCTGCTTGCCAGCATGAATAACCATATCTTCCCTATAATTGGACACCTGCCGGTCACAGAACTGAAAACTCGCCACTTCATCGACCTGCTGAAAGGGATTGAGAAAAAAGGTCTGCTGGAAGTGGCAGCGCGTACCCGGCAGCATATGTGCAACATCATGCGTCATGCCGTGCATAAAGAGTTGATAGAACATAATCCGGCGGCCAATCTGGACGGTATTATCGCCCCGCCCGTTAAACGCCACTACCCTGCCCTTCCGCTGGAGAAACTACCGGAACTGTTAGCCCGCATTGAGGACTACAAGCAAGGACGAGAATTAACCCGCATGGCAGTCTCACTCACCCTGCACCTTTTCATCCGCTCCAGCGAATTGCGCTTCGCCCGCTGGTCTGAGATTGATTTCAGAAACCACATCTGGACGATTCCCGCCACCCGCGAAGCCATCCCCGGCGTGCGTTATTCCGGGCGTGGCGCGAAAATGCGCACGCCGCATATCGTTCCCCTCTCCCGTCAGGCCCTCGCTATTCTGAGACAGATACAGGAAATATCCGGGCATCAGGTGCTGGTATTCCCCGGTGATCACAATCCGTATAAGCCGATGTGTGAAAACACAGTCAACAAGGCACTGCGACTGATGGGTTATGACACGAAAGATGAAATCTGCGGTCATGGATTCCGGGCAATGGCCTGTAGCGCGCTGATGGAATCCGGCCTGTGGTCACAGGATGCGGTTGAGCGCCAGATGAGCCATCAGGAGCGCAACAGCGTGCGGGCGGCGTACATCCATAAAGCAGAATATCTCGATGCCCGACAAGCGATGATGCAATGGTGGTCGGATTATCTGGATATGTGCCGGAAAGCGTATGCCCCACCTTATATTTGTGGGAAGGAAATCAGTTGCACAATGGGATAA
- a CDS encoding Lrp/AsnC family transcriptional regulator, producing the protein MDKDVNVVQTKLIQQPKLDAKDRTLLAILAEDASLSYSELGRQLHLSAPAVHERVKRLKSEGVITGTVARLDSNKIGRPLLAFIHVDTSSWAVTRSILSLKSLSDVEEIHTVAGDSAMLLKVRTQNTQSLEALLEVIHSIDGFTGTRSYIVLTPHLERGPAPLLSK; encoded by the coding sequence ATGGATAAAGATGTGAATGTCGTTCAGACAAAACTGATTCAACAGCCGAAACTGGATGCGAAGGACCGAACATTATTAGCCATCCTGGCTGAAGACGCCTCACTAAGCTATTCGGAACTTGGGCGTCAACTGCACCTTTCAGCACCGGCGGTACATGAGCGGGTCAAACGGCTTAAGAGTGAAGGGGTGATTACAGGGACAGTGGCCAGGCTGGACAGCAACAAAATCGGGCGCCCGCTGCTGGCATTCATCCATGTCGATACATCGAGTTGGGCTGTAACGCGCTCAATACTCTCTTTAAAGTCGCTTTCCGATGTAGAGGAAATTCACACCGTCGCAGGTGATAGTGCCATGCTGCTAAAAGTCAGAACCCAGAATACTCAGTCACTTGAAGCCCTGCTGGAAGTGATTCATTCAATTGACGGTTTTACTGGAACACGCAGCTATATTGTATTAACCCCCCACCTTGAAAGGGGGCCTGCCCCCTTACTCTCAAAATAG